A portion of the Terriglobia bacterium genome contains these proteins:
- the smc gene encoding chromosome segregation protein SMC — MLKLTRIEMIGFKSFCDKAELMFSEASGVTAIVGPNGCGKSNIADAIAWVLGEQSVKSLRGSSMEDVIFNGTRDRQPLGLAQVSLTLVDPEFGRESGEMTPEVRQEDLFQEEQPVQETSSDKDSGPTPARRTRARRRMEPRPGEIVVTRKLYRSGESEYYLNGRQCRLRDIQELFMGTGLGPNSYAIIEQGRVGQILSSKPSDRRILIEEAAGTTKYKAKRKLAEAKLESAKLNLSRISDIIEEVTRQLNSLKRQASKARRYKELREELREKETTILFNQLVGFEETITRTQSELSQAAAQAESAQQGMRALELEQETSQQRSFELEDLLRQSQGGLSQANLEQDRAQNRIEYTRQQLEALEQRLQELENESATVAGLIGSLGGEVRTKRAEDDRLQREVQGLETEEADRVALANDSGGQLQALEDDLERLRTDLIDAVQQAATLNNQILQIDEADARLGAQRERLERELDQAGREAQAFGESRRQLTQTAGEEQTELERVSTEQAEQAAELESCRTRDAALEAALEELKRQQADAQARRHSIEEVILHHAYVDEGVKKLLTSDLTALYPGFQTMGVLADFIEVESEFEQAIEEYLKDELEFLVVESSAVAQQGIAVLRTQTGGRSTFVVDRPARPFGEEKLQPDAAILALPGVYGAVRSLVRLQGRLAEAIDQVLPLLSRAYVVDSFETADRLAQRFPEAAFVTRDGEVFRGCWIRGGRKSGAGPLALKRELRALATKLSGFEKELTERISRQEELRLRKAQIEATVQTLSGHKIDLEKRQVGSDHRMQQLDGEISRAEQKITVLRGELSRLDLERQLAREAQAASRNDLEVLESGKQAIEEKILRQLDQTRELKALKDALNLEISEMRSRLATLTERKQSSRETLERLVQQQEEVQQRQDRLNQQKTAALEEQEAMRSSWVQLEAEVNRLSRVKAELEEAIAASTREAEAFRAKLVEIDEQLKTQRETLSQLMEARSVIEVTAAKLESELAHVREDCERELDRPWEEVRLLQVARLEGEALEEASSARSQLRQRIDSMGAINMMALEEYAECEQRHTFLEAQRKDLLDSIADTTQTILEIDEVSRRQFEEAFNSINENFQETFKQLFGGGFGSMKLTDENDLQQSGIDLHVQPPGKKLQNVLLLSGGEKALTAIALLLAIFRYQPSPFCVMDEVDAPLDEANIERFTRMIGQLSGDTHFIVITHNKKTMEIARSMYGVTMQEAGVSKLVSVKFD; from the coding sequence GTGCTGAAGTTAACGCGCATTGAAATGATCGGGTTTAAATCTTTTTGCGATAAGGCCGAGCTGATGTTTTCCGAGGCGAGTGGTGTCACTGCGATTGTCGGGCCGAATGGTTGCGGGAAGTCCAACATCGCGGATGCTATTGCCTGGGTGCTGGGAGAGCAGAGCGTTAAGAGTTTGCGGGGTTCATCGATGGAGGATGTGATCTTCAATGGGACCCGGGACCGGCAGCCCTTGGGACTGGCGCAGGTTTCTCTGACGCTGGTGGATCCTGAATTCGGTCGTGAGTCCGGAGAGATGACGCCGGAGGTGAGGCAAGAGGATCTATTTCAGGAAGAGCAGCCCGTCCAGGAAACGTCGTCCGACAAAGACTCCGGCCCCACCCCCGCTCGCAGGACCCGGGCCCGGAGGAGGATGGAACCGCGACCGGGAGAGATTGTTGTCACCCGCAAGCTTTATCGTTCCGGGGAAAGCGAATACTACCTCAATGGGAGACAGTGTCGTTTGCGGGATATTCAGGAATTGTTCATGGGAACGGGGCTGGGACCCAATTCGTATGCCATCATTGAACAGGGGCGCGTGGGACAAATCCTCAGCAGCAAACCGAGCGATCGGCGGATCCTGATTGAAGAGGCCGCCGGGACGACCAAATACAAGGCCAAGAGGAAGCTGGCGGAAGCGAAACTGGAGTCCGCGAAGCTGAACCTCTCGCGGATTAGCGATATTATCGAAGAAGTCACGCGCCAGTTGAACTCCCTTAAGCGGCAGGCCTCAAAGGCGCGGCGGTACAAGGAACTGCGCGAAGAGCTCCGTGAAAAAGAAACGACCATCCTCTTCAACCAGCTGGTGGGGTTTGAAGAAACCATCACCCGGACTCAATCCGAATTGAGTCAGGCGGCGGCGCAAGCGGAGTCCGCCCAGCAGGGAATGCGCGCCCTCGAACTCGAGCAGGAGACCTCGCAGCAACGCAGCTTTGAATTGGAAGACCTGCTTCGCCAGAGCCAAGGAGGTCTTTCGCAAGCCAACCTGGAGCAGGACCGGGCCCAGAATCGCATTGAGTACACACGCCAGCAACTGGAGGCGCTGGAGCAAAGACTCCAGGAACTGGAAAATGAATCCGCCACTGTGGCGGGTTTGATCGGGTCGCTCGGAGGTGAAGTCAGGACCAAACGGGCAGAGGATGATCGGCTGCAGCGGGAAGTCCAGGGCCTCGAGACGGAGGAGGCGGATCGAGTCGCACTCGCGAATGATTCCGGCGGCCAATTGCAGGCGCTCGAAGACGACTTGGAGCGGTTGCGAACCGACCTGATCGACGCTGTTCAGCAGGCGGCGACCTTGAATAATCAGATTTTGCAGATTGACGAAGCGGATGCGCGGCTGGGAGCGCAGCGGGAACGGCTGGAACGCGAACTGGATCAGGCGGGGAGGGAGGCACAAGCGTTTGGGGAGTCCCGCCGACAGTTGACGCAGACCGCCGGTGAAGAGCAGACGGAGCTGGAGCGAGTGTCCACGGAGCAGGCGGAACAGGCGGCGGAACTGGAGTCCTGTCGCACCCGTGATGCTGCCCTCGAGGCCGCCCTCGAGGAATTGAAGCGTCAGCAGGCCGATGCCCAGGCACGTCGGCACTCCATTGAGGAAGTGATCCTTCACCACGCTTATGTCGATGAGGGCGTGAAGAAACTCCTGACATCTGATTTGACGGCATTGTATCCGGGGTTCCAAACGATGGGTGTACTGGCCGACTTCATCGAGGTCGAGTCCGAATTCGAGCAAGCCATCGAAGAGTATCTCAAGGATGAATTGGAATTTCTGGTGGTCGAGTCCAGTGCAGTGGCACAACAGGGAATTGCCGTCCTGCGGACCCAAACAGGAGGGCGTTCGACCTTTGTGGTCGACCGGCCTGCCCGACCCTTTGGAGAAGAGAAGCTTCAGCCGGATGCGGCCATTCTGGCGCTGCCGGGGGTTTACGGAGCGGTTCGTTCGCTGGTCCGGCTTCAAGGACGGCTCGCCGAGGCCATCGACCAGGTTCTCCCGCTGCTGTCGCGTGCGTACGTGGTCGATTCCTTTGAGACCGCGGACCGGCTCGCGCAGCGGTTTCCGGAAGCCGCCTTTGTGACCCGCGATGGGGAAGTATTCCGGGGATGCTGGATCCGGGGTGGCCGCAAGAGTGGGGCGGGCCCTCTGGCGTTAAAGCGTGAGTTGCGCGCCCTCGCAACGAAGTTGTCCGGCTTCGAGAAGGAACTCACCGAGCGGATCTCCCGACAGGAAGAGTTGCGCCTGAGAAAGGCCCAGATCGAGGCGACAGTCCAGACCTTAAGCGGGCACAAAATCGACCTTGAGAAGAGGCAAGTGGGCTCCGATCATCGAATGCAGCAACTCGATGGGGAGATTTCGAGGGCTGAGCAGAAGATCACCGTCCTCCGCGGAGAACTGTCGAGGCTTGACCTGGAGCGGCAACTCGCCCGTGAGGCGCAGGCGGCGTCACGAAACGATTTGGAGGTTCTGGAGTCCGGGAAACAGGCGATTGAAGAAAAGATACTGAGACAGTTGGACCAGACGCGGGAGCTGAAGGCCTTGAAAGACGCCTTGAACCTCGAGATTTCCGAGATGAGGTCCCGGCTGGCGACCCTCACGGAGCGGAAGCAATCCAGCCGCGAGACGCTGGAGCGCCTGGTGCAGCAGCAGGAAGAGGTTCAACAACGCCAGGACCGGTTGAATCAGCAAAAGACAGCCGCCTTGGAAGAACAGGAAGCGATGCGGTCTTCCTGGGTTCAACTGGAGGCCGAGGTGAACCGCCTTTCCCGGGTCAAGGCAGAACTGGAAGAAGCGATCGCCGCTTCGACCCGCGAGGCGGAGGCTTTCCGGGCAAAACTCGTTGAAATCGATGAGCAGTTGAAAACTCAACGGGAAACGCTCTCGCAGTTGATGGAGGCCCGCTCCGTCATTGAAGTCACAGCGGCTAAACTGGAGTCGGAGTTGGCGCATGTGCGCGAGGATTGTGAGCGGGAGCTCGACCGGCCCTGGGAGGAAGTTCGTCTTTTACAAGTCGCCCGCCTCGAGGGGGAAGCTCTCGAAGAGGCGAGCAGCGCCCGGTCCCAGTTGCGGCAACGGATCGATAGCATGGGAGCCATCAATATGATGGCCCTCGAGGAATACGCCGAGTGCGAGCAGCGCCACACTTTCCTCGAGGCTCAGCGCAAAGATCTGCTGGACTCCATTGCGGACACCACTCAAACCATCCTGGAGATCGATGAGGTCTCGCGGCGACAGTTTGAAGAGGCTTTCAATTCCATCAACGAGAATTTTCAGGAAACCTTCAAGCAGCTGTTCGGAGGAGGTTTCGGTTCGATGAAACTGACGGACGAGAATGACCTGCAGCAGAGCGGCATTGACCTTCACGTCCAGCCGCCCGGAAAGAAACTGCAAAACGTTCTGCTCCTTTCGGGAGGCGAAAAGGCCCTCACCGCGATCGCGCTGTTGCTGGCGATTTTCCGTTACCAGCCCAGCCCATTCTGCGTGATGGATGAGGTCGATGCGCCGCTCGATGAAGCCAACATCGAACGGTTCACCCGCATGATTGGACAACTGAGCGGAGACACCCATTTCATTGTGATCACCCACAACAAGAAGACCATGGAGATTGCCCGTTCCATGTACGGGGTCACCATGCAGGAGGCCGGCGTCTCCAAGCTTGTCTCTGTGAAATTTGATTGA
- a CDS encoding nuclease has translation MSATSRKVCWIILVMLVGGFRPMTWAWGPDGHMFINRVALKHLPSSLPPFTRSDPAWIEYLASEPDRWGGPALGLAQSPDHFIDLESVNFLKEFPGNRFEYIHALEAQRVKLLAKGKTREADELLPERVGFQPYATCEVYERLVVAFRQYRLAVARQLPTVAAEKTALFYMGWLGHYVGDGSNPLHTTVNYNGWVEPNENGFTVEQNTHFKFESQFVHDRLTPADFEAKVHDPSVIRDVFKDYLEYLKNSYALVVPLYKLEKEGAFNGAGNERGKQFVVNRLAAGAQKLVDLWYSAWLASAETPLHPARPRGRERGTGSGPREADKPGTY, from the coding sequence ATGTCCGCCACATCGCGGAAGGTCTGCTGGATTATTCTTGTGATGTTGGTCGGCGGCTTCAGGCCGATGACATGGGCCTGGGGGCCTGACGGCCATATGTTCATCAATCGGGTGGCCCTCAAACATCTCCCTTCGTCCTTGCCCCCATTCACCAGGTCAGATCCCGCGTGGATTGAATATCTCGCCAGTGAACCGGATCGCTGGGGCGGTCCGGCACTGGGACTCGCGCAATCTCCGGATCACTTTATTGATCTTGAAAGCGTAAACTTTCTGAAGGAGTTTCCCGGAAACCGTTTCGAATACATCCATGCGCTGGAGGCGCAGCGGGTGAAACTTCTGGCGAAAGGTAAGACGAGGGAAGCCGATGAATTGTTGCCGGAACGAGTGGGTTTCCAGCCCTATGCGACCTGTGAAGTCTATGAGAGGCTGGTCGTGGCTTTCCGTCAGTATCGCTTGGCGGTCGCCAGGCAACTGCCTACCGTGGCTGCGGAAAAAACGGCCTTATTCTATATGGGTTGGTTGGGACATTACGTCGGAGATGGCTCAAATCCCTTACACACCACCGTCAATTACAACGGCTGGGTAGAACCAAACGAGAATGGCTTCACCGTGGAGCAGAACACGCATTTCAAATTCGAATCCCAGTTCGTCCACGATCGTCTCACACCGGCCGACTTTGAGGCGAAGGTCCACGATCCCTCGGTCATTCGAGATGTGTTTAAAGATTATCTGGAGTATCTGAAGAATTCTTATGCCCTGGTGGTGCCTCTTTACAAACTCGAGAAAGAGGGCGCATTCAACGGGGCTGGCAATGAGCGCGGCAAGCAGTTTGTTGTGAATCGGCTTGCTGCCGGGGCCCAAAAGCTTGTGGACCTGTGGTATTCCGCCTGGCTAGCCAGCGCCGAGACGCCGCTGCATCCGGCACGCCCCCGGGGTCGTGAACGCGGGACGGGCTCCGGTCCCCGTGAGGCCGACAAACCCGGGACCTATTGA
- a CDS encoding ADP-ribosylglycohydrolase family protein, giving the protein MISKFQGVILGAAVGDALTAPVQFLSRDEIRDQYVEIREMLGGGWLRLRPGQFSDDTQMMICVLESILEEGTFDVDRAAMKLLQWYKTKPKGIGNTTVASFKRLSKGENWRTASQKVYSKRLHSSAGNGALVRSLPVALRYCSDSAALVTHSSNSAMMTHADPIVTTGAVLLNLMISQLIQSDEKDPRAPSIEYLFGKKNNLWKNILDEIDYLGEEDLIASGFVVDTVQSALWCFMKTGSLEEALITAVNRGEDVYALAAVTGALAGAHYGLEGIPTRWLDALEHHEAMTAFARRIYLLIRQ; this is encoded by the coding sequence ATGATCTCAAAGTTTCAGGGTGTGATCCTTGGGGCAGCGGTAGGCGACGCGCTAACCGCACCGGTTCAATTCCTTTCCCGCGATGAAATCCGGGACCAATATGTTGAAATTCGGGAAATGCTCGGTGGAGGCTGGCTGCGTCTTCGGCCCGGGCAGTTTTCAGACGATACGCAGATGATGATCTGTGTGTTGGAGTCCATCCTCGAAGAGGGAACCTTTGACGTGGACCGGGCCGCGATGAAATTGTTGCAGTGGTACAAGACGAAACCGAAGGGAATCGGGAACACCACGGTGGCCTCCTTCAAGCGCTTGAGCAAAGGAGAGAACTGGAGGACCGCATCCCAGAAGGTTTACTCCAAGCGCCTTCATTCAAGCGCCGGAAACGGTGCTCTGGTTCGCTCCCTTCCCGTCGCCTTGCGGTACTGCTCCGACTCTGCGGCCCTGGTCACCCACTCTTCCAACTCCGCCATGATGACTCACGCGGACCCGATCGTCACCACGGGGGCGGTGCTGCTGAACCTGATGATTTCGCAACTTATCCAAAGTGACGAGAAAGACCCTCGCGCTCCCAGCATCGAATATCTGTTCGGGAAAAAGAACAATTTGTGGAAAAACATCTTGGATGAAATCGATTATCTGGGGGAAGAGGATCTCATCGCTTCAGGATTTGTCGTGGATACCGTCCAGTCCGCCTTGTGGTGTTTTATGAAGACTGGAAGTCTGGAAGAGGCGCTCATCACGGCGGTCAACCGCGGCGAGGATGTTTATGCCCTGGCGGCGGTTACCGGTGCACTTGCCGGGGCCCACTATGGCCTCGAGGGAATCCCCACCCGGTGGTTGGACGCCCTGGAGCACCATGAGGCGATGACCGCGTTTGCCCGGAGGATTTATCTGCTGATCCGTCAATAG
- the pgeF gene encoding peptidoglycan editing factor PgeF: protein MKEPILTARNSSEKFVELKEKDLHILKSPALAAIPWLRHGFSTRVGGQSVFPSGSLNLGFTEFDSRRAVEANRVAFFEAIGMEGFSVVRLRQSHSDRVALIASRVLSHPIIDADAAVTEVSQVVLTVVTADCLPILMVDSNSHAVGVVHAGWRGTTQGIAAKTVETLVRKGAGPASNLKAAIGPSIRACCYEVGDEVLAAFRKTVPGPDKYFSVLPPGGETTQSDRNPASGAGRREKFFLDLIAANRDQLMDAGVRGENISVSPACTGCHPELFFSHRKENGRTGRMMSAIASIG from the coding sequence ATGAAAGAACCAATCCTCACTGCTCGAAATTCTAGCGAGAAATTTGTAGAACTCAAGGAAAAAGACCTCCACATCCTGAAGTCTCCAGCCCTGGCGGCCATTCCCTGGCTGCGGCATGGATTTTCGACCCGGGTGGGGGGACAGAGTGTCTTCCCATCCGGTTCGCTTAACCTGGGTTTCACCGAGTTTGACTCACGAAGGGCCGTCGAAGCTAATCGCGTGGCCTTCTTCGAGGCGATCGGAATGGAAGGTTTCTCCGTGGTCCGCTTGCGGCAGAGCCATTCTGATCGGGTTGCACTCATCGCATCCAGGGTGCTCTCGCATCCTATCATCGACGCGGACGCTGCGGTCACAGAGGTCTCGCAGGTAGTTCTAACAGTCGTCACTGCGGATTGTCTCCCGATCCTTATGGTGGATTCCAATTCTCATGCCGTGGGCGTCGTGCACGCAGGATGGCGAGGGACGACACAGGGAATTGCCGCAAAGACCGTCGAGACCCTCGTTCGGAAGGGAGCTGGCCCCGCCTCGAACCTAAAGGCCGCCATCGGGCCGTCCATCCGGGCGTGTTGTTACGAAGTGGGCGATGAGGTTCTTGCGGCGTTCCGGAAAACAGTCCCCGGACCGGACAAATATTTTTCCGTGCTACCGCCCGGCGGGGAGACGACACAGTCGGACAGGAACCCGGCGAGCGGCGCCGGGCGGAGGGAGAAGTTCTTTCTCGATCTCATCGCCGCCAATCGGGATCAGTTGATGGATGCCGGCGTGCGGGGCGAGAACATATCCGTGAGTCCGGCGTGTACGGGGTGCCATCCGGAGCTGTTCTTTTCACATCGAAAGGAGAACGGCCGAACCGGCCGAATGATGTCGGCCATCGCTTCAATCGGGTAA
- the acpS gene encoding holo-ACP synthase yields the protein MTIGIGIDLIELNRVRSSLKRHGNRFKQRLFTEGEIEYCEAKGSNAFRHYAARFSAKEAVMKALGLGWQKGISWKEIEVYRSETGQPQIRLAGSTARTALKLKSKRILLSLTHSEHYAAAFVIIEG from the coding sequence GTGACCATTGGAATCGGCATTGATCTCATTGAACTGAATCGCGTTCGATCGTCATTGAAACGACATGGAAATCGCTTCAAGCAACGGCTTTTTACGGAAGGTGAGATCGAGTATTGTGAGGCCAAAGGGTCAAATGCCTTTCGACATTATGCCGCCCGCTTTTCAGCCAAGGAAGCTGTTATGAAAGCCCTCGGCCTGGGTTGGCAAAAAGGAATCTCCTGGAAGGAGATCGAAGTTTACCGAAGCGAAACGGGTCAGCCCCAAATCCGGCTAGCAGGATCGACTGCCCGAACCGCCCTCAAGCTCAAATCCAAACGAATCCTGCTCTCCCTCACTCATTCCGAGCATTACGCGGCGGCGTTTGTCATCATCGAGGGATGA
- the mtaB gene encoding tRNA (N(6)-L-threonylcarbamoyladenosine(37)-C(2))-methylthiotransferase MtaB: MSNFHIINFGCRATQADGGEIEREMLACSFEKAPSMAEAHIVILNTCTVTAAADRDARQTVRRVRRENPRAKIVVTGCYAQRASEEIRQIPGVYCVVGNSHKHLLAQIMIEKLASGLQNTPEVDPAGTDQRPLAPSCTAEVYLDQFTRLERTPFVGQALFASTERTRPSLKIQDGCDANCSFCIIPAVRGRSRSLAPSEVLEQVEALAAGGYKELVLSGIHLGSYGRDLEERTSLLSLLEALENVRDLCRIRLSSIEPLEVSEGVIDHVARSRRFAKHLHVPLQSGVDRILRLMRRPYTADQYAQVVHSIRRKVPDAAIGADVITGFPGETEEEHRATMAFIERSPLTYLHVFSFSPRPGTPAAEMRGEVSPLAIKRRSAELRDLGKRKKFKFQQQMLGKILSVVTLEPRGGEFTGSMSDNFLEVNVAGEAIEPNQIVDVKIEGIVQGMLIGEFVRRTQETFD, encoded by the coding sequence TTGTCCAACTTCCACATCATCAATTTTGGGTGCCGGGCCACGCAGGCGGATGGCGGCGAGATCGAACGGGAGATGCTTGCTTGCTCTTTTGAGAAGGCGCCATCCATGGCGGAGGCCCACATTGTCATTTTGAATACTTGTACGGTGACGGCAGCGGCGGACCGGGATGCGCGGCAAACCGTCCGCAGGGTGCGGCGCGAAAACCCCCGGGCGAAAATTGTGGTCACAGGGTGTTACGCACAGCGCGCCTCGGAGGAGATCCGGCAAATTCCCGGCGTCTATTGTGTCGTCGGCAATTCACACAAACACCTGCTGGCCCAGATTATGATTGAGAAGTTGGCCTCGGGACTCCAAAACACGCCCGAGGTCGACCCTGCCGGCACGGACCAAAGACCGCTGGCGCCCTCCTGTACCGCCGAAGTTTACCTTGATCAGTTTACTCGCCTCGAAAGAACCCCTTTTGTCGGACAGGCGCTCTTTGCGTCGACGGAGCGGACGCGGCCCTCATTGAAGATCCAGGATGGCTGCGATGCCAATTGTTCATTCTGCATCATCCCGGCGGTTCGCGGTCGAAGCCGCAGTCTGGCTCCGAGTGAAGTGCTGGAACAGGTCGAAGCCCTGGCGGCCGGGGGATATAAAGAACTCGTCCTTTCCGGGATTCACCTCGGCAGCTATGGTCGGGATCTCGAGGAGCGCACGAGCCTTTTGAGCCTGCTGGAGGCGCTGGAGAACGTCCGGGACCTCTGCCGGATTCGACTCAGCTCCATTGAACCCTTGGAAGTGAGCGAGGGAGTCATCGACCATGTCGCCCGCTCCCGGAGGTTTGCGAAGCATTTGCACGTCCCGTTACAAAGCGGCGTCGATCGCATCCTGCGCTTGATGCGGCGCCCCTACACCGCCGATCAGTACGCTCAAGTGGTTCACTCCATCCGCCGGAAGGTCCCTGACGCGGCCATCGGCGCCGATGTGATTACAGGATTTCCTGGAGAAACCGAGGAAGAGCATCGAGCCACGATGGCGTTCATTGAGCGCTCGCCCCTCACTTACCTCCATGTCTTTTCTTTTTCCCCCAGGCCGGGGACCCCGGCGGCGGAAATGCGCGGTGAGGTCAGCCCTCTGGCGATCAAACGTCGCAGTGCGGAGTTGCGAGATCTTGGGAAAAGGAAGAAATTCAAGTTTCAGCAACAGATGCTGGGCAAGATTCTTTCAGTGGTAACGCTGGAGCCGCGGGGCGGCGAATTCACCGGGTCCATGAGTGACAACTTCCTTGAGGTCAATGTTGCCGGCGAGGCGATTGAGCCGAACCAGATCGTAGACGTGAAGATTGAAGGCATTGTCCAGGGAATGTTGATCGGTGAATTCGTCCGGCGAACGCAAGAGACTTTTGATTGA
- a CDS encoding sulfurtransferase: MKHSPAFLALVNEAKSRIKQMTVEEVAEKIKRGDRFFFVDTREDGEWEAGRAKGAIHLGKGIIERDIENAIPDPDAEIILYCGGGFRSALAADTLQKMGYKNVISMDGGMRRWRELGLPEEA, from the coding sequence ATGAAACATTCTCCGGCTTTTCTTGCTTTGGTGAACGAGGCCAAGTCGCGGATAAAACAAATGACGGTTGAAGAGGTGGCGGAAAAGATCAAGCGCGGGGACAGGTTCTTCTTTGTTGACACCCGCGAGGACGGTGAATGGGAGGCCGGTCGTGCGAAAGGTGCCATCCACCTCGGGAAAGGTATCATTGAACGAGACATCGAGAATGCAATCCCCGACCCTGACGCGGAGATCATTCTGTATTGCGGAGGAGGATTTCGATCTGCGTTGGCCGCCGATACCCTTCAGAAAATGGGTTATAAGAATGTGATCTCAATGGACGGGGGCATGCGGCGTTGGCGCGAGCTGGGATTGCCGGAAGAAGCCTAG
- the rlmN gene encoding 23S rRNA (adenine(2503)-C(2))-methyltransferase RlmN, which yields MSPREKLELIGIEPSRLEELFMGSALEPYRARQVFHNLYGRLIGDFHAMTDLRMDLRRALSGQFSITLPRVVRRTQSADATVKYLFEVDGGETVEAVFIPEEHRTTLCLSTQVGCSFHCKFCLTATLGFKRNLSSGEIVGQVMGIVKDAPRSLGASSRLNLVFMGMGEPLLNYDHVMAAIRLLADPNGLAISPRRMTLSTAGMVPRIYDLGQEPVRPHLAISLSATTEEQRTALMPHNKKYSLASLMQACQDYPLHPRERLTFEYVLLDGINDSDADARRLVKLLNGIRAKINLLALNEAAELPFHSSPAHRIFRFQEYLASKNLSVFVRKPRGLDILAACGQLKREVDPVGVVR from the coding sequence ATGTCTCCTCGAGAGAAGCTGGAATTAATCGGGATCGAACCGTCCCGCCTTGAAGAGCTGTTCATGGGCTCGGCGCTGGAGCCTTATCGCGCCCGCCAGGTGTTCCATAATCTCTATGGACGGTTGATCGGCGACTTTCACGCCATGACCGATCTCCGGATGGACCTGCGGCGTGCACTGTCGGGGCAATTCTCGATTACCCTGCCACGGGTCGTTCGCCGGACGCAGTCGGCGGATGCGACAGTCAAATACCTTTTCGAAGTCGATGGGGGCGAGACCGTGGAAGCGGTCTTTATTCCGGAGGAGCATCGAACGACCCTGTGCTTGTCGACCCAGGTGGGCTGCTCCTTTCATTGCAAGTTTTGCCTTACGGCCACCCTGGGCTTTAAACGCAACTTGAGCTCGGGGGAAATCGTTGGGCAAGTGATGGGAATTGTGAAGGATGCCCCGCGGAGTCTCGGGGCGAGTTCGCGCCTGAACCTCGTGTTCATGGGCATGGGCGAGCCTTTGCTGAATTATGACCATGTGATGGCGGCGATCCGTCTACTGGCCGATCCGAACGGTCTGGCCATTTCTCCTCGCCGCATGACCCTTTCCACAGCCGGCATGGTCCCCAGGATCTATGATCTGGGACAGGAGCCGGTGCGCCCGCATCTCGCTATTTCGTTGAGCGCAACTACCGAAGAGCAACGCACAGCGCTGATGCCCCACAATAAAAAGTATTCATTGGCCAGCTTAATGCAGGCGTGCCAGGATTATCCCCTGCACCCGCGCGAACGCTTGACCTTTGAATACGTCCTGCTCGACGGCATCAACGATAGCGACGCCGATGCACGCCGCCTCGTCAAGTTGCTGAATGGCATCCGGGCCAAGATCAACCTGCTGGCACTGAATGAAGCGGCTGAACTGCCTTTTCATTCGTCGCCCGCGCATCGCATTTTCAGGTTCCAGGAATACCTGGCCTCGAAAAACCTCTCGGTCTTTGTTCGAAAGCCCCGAGGACTGGATATCCTGGCCGCTTGCGGCCAGCTTAAACGGGAAGTTGACCCGGTGGGTGTAGTGCGATGA